Proteins found in one Crassostrea angulata isolate pt1a10 chromosome 3, ASM2561291v2, whole genome shotgun sequence genomic segment:
- the LOC128175746 gene encoding major facilitator superfamily domain-containing protein 12-like codes for MMAGESIPIKRKLGYSVGHAFNDLTASMWYTYLIAYFHEVKNFNDTLAGTLMMIGQSVDAVLTPLVGLASDNSKSGCFNIGRRKSWHLIGTICSCLGFPFIFIPCWFCVGVPDWAQFIYYVPLIVIFQFGWACAQIGHLALIPEMTFSAVEKVQLNGWR; via the exons ATGATGGCAGGAGAATCAATTCCAATCAAGAGAAAGCTTGGGTACAGTGTCGGGCATGCTTTCAATGATTTAACAGCTTCCATGTGGTACACATACCTCATAGCGTACTTTCATGAAGTGAAAAACTTCAACGACACCCTGGCAGGTACCCTGATGATGATTGGTCAATCCGTGGACGCCGTTCTGACCCCATTGGTTGGTTTGGCTTCAGACAATAGCAAATCTGGATGCTTCAATATTGGAAGACGAAAATCCTGGCATTTGATAG GGACGATTTGTAGCTGCCTTGGATTTCCTTTCATCTTTATACCATGTTGGTTCTGCGTTGGCGTCCCCGACTGGGCACAATTTATATACTACGTACCTCTTATTGTTATATTCCAATTTGGATGGGCGTGTGCCCAAATTGGTCATTTAGCTCTGATCCCTGAAATGACTTTTTCTGCAGTAGAGAAGGTTCAGTTAAACGGATGGAggtaa